A portion of the Flavobacterium limnophilum genome contains these proteins:
- a CDS encoding LacI family DNA-binding transcriptional regulator, which translates to MTRKTSLKDIANKVGVSTSLVSYVLNNKDKENRVGKETADKIRKAAKELNYFPNLNARSLKTNISHTIGLIVADISNPFFSSLARTIEDEAYARNYTVIFGSSDENNDKFIKVLDFLSTRQVDGFIVASPEESRETVLGIKESNVPLVLIDRYFSDIVVNTVMVDNFKASFEATNHLLDKGHKRIGAIVYESTLLHYQDRCNGYLEAMKQTGIVDKAQFLTKVNHQSMQSEIKEAVRKLIFEDKVTAIYFATNTIATEGLKQIKNFGKKIQEEIDVLAFDENLIFQFLDVHIPFMSQPIKKMGQEAVRILIDQIENKDQGVKNVLLKATLETK; encoded by the coding sequence ATGACTCGTAAAACTTCATTAAAGGATATTGCAAACAAGGTAGGAGTTTCGACTAGTCTTGTTTCTTACGTTCTAAATAACAAAGATAAAGAAAATAGGGTAGGTAAAGAAACGGCGGATAAAATTAGAAAAGCAGCGAAAGAGCTTAATTATTTTCCGAATTTGAATGCTAGAAGTTTGAAAACCAACATTTCCCATACCATTGGTCTCATTGTTGCCGATATTTCCAATCCCTTTTTCTCGAGTTTGGCCAGAACGATAGAAGATGAGGCTTATGCCCGTAATTATACCGTGATATTTGGTTCTTCCGACGAAAATAATGATAAATTCATAAAGGTGTTGGATTTTCTTAGTACTCGACAAGTAGATGGATTTATTGTGGCCTCTCCCGAAGAATCCCGAGAAACGGTTTTAGGCATAAAAGAATCCAATGTTCCCTTGGTGTTGATTGACCGTTATTTTTCCGACATAGTTGTAAATACGGTGATGGTGGACAACTTTAAAGCCTCATTTGAAGCCACAAATCATTTGTTGGACAAAGGACACAAAAGAATTGGTGCAATAGTGTATGAATCCACACTTTTGCATTATCAGGATAGGTGTAATGGTTATCTTGAAGCCATGAAGCAAACCGGAATTGTTGACAAAGCACAATTCTTGACAAAGGTCAATCATCAATCGATGCAAAGCGAAATAAAAGAAGCCGTGCGAAAGTTGATTTTCGAAGACAAAGTAACTGCTATTTATTTTGCAACCAATACCATTGCCACCGAAGGTTTGAAACAAATTAAAAATTTTGGAAAGAAAATCCAGGAAGAAATTGACGTGCTTGCTTTTGACGAAAATTTGATTTTTCAGTTTTTGGATGTCCACATTCCTTTCATGAGCCAGCCCATAAAAAAAATGGGGCAGGAAGCCGTTCGTATTTTGATAGACCAGATTGAAAATAAAGATCAAGGAGTCAAAAATGTTCTCTTAAAGGCAACGCTTGAAACAAAATAG
- a CDS encoding DMT family transporter, which produces MNWILLIIAGLFEVAFASCLGKAKETSGNEMYWWYAGFLISLIISMVLLVKATQTLPIGTAYAVWTGIGAVGTVLMGIFVFKEPATFWRIFFITTLIGSIIGLKSVSH; this is translated from the coding sequence ATGAATTGGATACTATTAATTATTGCCGGATTATTTGAAGTAGCTTTTGCTTCTTGTTTGGGCAAAGCCAAAGAAACCAGCGGAAACGAGATGTACTGGTGGTATGCCGGTTTTTTGATTTCATTGATTATCAGCATGGTTTTATTGGTCAAAGCTACCCAGACTTTGCCCATAGGAACGGCTTATGCCGTTTGGACAGGAATTGGAGCCGTCGGAACCGTATTGATGGGGATTTTTGTATTCAAGGAACCAGCCACCTTCTGGCGAATTTTCTTTATCACCACGCTAATCGGCTCCATTATAGGACTAAAATCGGTTTCGCATTAA
- a CDS encoding YkgJ family cysteine cluster protein encodes MEIEQKVRQVEELFNHLDKEITAFKSETSLHCLTGCGKCCSKPDIDASPLEFLPWAFHLFLNGLAEETLLELNNSTLSTCHIYRPLALLEEFNGSCSNYRYRGLICRLFGYAANRDKYGELRLATCKIIKDDQLKNYHTTEEAISKGLYVPIFTDYYMQLAQIDYKMGVTLLTINEALKMAIEEVLHYYAYRPFPGGLENIA; translated from the coding sequence ATGGAGATTGAACAAAAGGTTCGGCAGGTGGAAGAATTATTCAACCATCTTGACAAGGAGATTACTGCTTTCAAATCCGAAACGAGTTTACATTGCCTCACCGGCTGCGGCAAATGTTGTTCCAAACCAGACATTGATGCCTCGCCCTTGGAATTCTTGCCTTGGGCTTTCCATTTATTTTTGAATGGCCTAGCCGAAGAGACCTTGTTGGAATTAAACAATTCGACCCTTTCGACTTGTCACATCTACCGACCGCTAGCCCTTTTGGAAGAATTCAACGGAAGCTGCAGCAACTATCGCTATCGCGGATTAATTTGCCGCCTTTTTGGTTATGCAGCCAACAGGGACAAATATGGCGAACTACGATTGGCCACCTGCAAAATCATAAAAGACGACCAGCTCAAAAACTACCACACTACCGAAGAAGCCATCAGTAAAGGGCTTTACGTGCCTATTTTTACCGATTATTACATGCAGTTGGCACAAATTGACTACAAAATGGGCGTTACCTTGCTCACCATAAACGAAGCCTTGAAAATGGCCATCGAAGAAGTCCTGCATTATTACGCCTACAGACCTTTTCCGGGTGGATTGGAGAATATTGCTTAA
- a CDS encoding MFS transporter, whose translation MIANLSEKKSYPWIVVGLLWFVALLNYLDRQMLSTMKPSMMIDIPELAKAENFGMLMAIFLWIYALMSPISGIIADRMNRKNMIVCSLFVWSGVTMAMGYATTFNQIYVLRAIMGVSEAFYIPAALSLIADYHQGNTRSFAIGIHTTGIYLGQALGGFGATVSQQFSWHFTFHTVGLIGVVYSIILIFFIKEKKAYTYDTSQKLSVGTEFRQMFKGLGMLFGNISFWVLLFYFSAPSLPGWAAKNWLPTLFSETLDMNMALAGPIATVTIAMSSFVGVLIGGVVSDKWVMKHLKGRIYTSVIGLSLTIPALFLLGNGSSIEAIIAGGMLFGLGFGIFDTNNMPILCQFVSPRYRATGYGIMNFVGISAGAVITEYLGKAADNGGMGRVFILLIIVVVIAIALQLTTLHPKTANMTEEAVSAE comes from the coding sequence ATGATTGCAAATTTGAGTGAAAAGAAATCCTATCCTTGGATAGTTGTGGGTTTATTGTGGTTCGTGGCCTTGTTGAATTATCTGGATCGCCAGATGCTTTCAACCATGAAACCCTCGATGATGATTGACATTCCAGAATTGGCCAAAGCCGAAAACTTCGGAATGCTGATGGCTATTTTTCTTTGGATTTATGCCTTGATGAGTCCAATTTCCGGAATCATTGCCGACAGGATGAACCGAAAAAACATGATTGTTTGCAGTCTTTTTGTTTGGTCGGGCGTCACGATGGCCATGGGCTATGCCACCACTTTTAACCAAATTTATGTCTTGCGCGCCATTATGGGAGTTAGCGAGGCGTTCTATATTCCAGCAGCTTTATCGCTAATCGCCGACTATCACCAAGGGAACACCCGTTCTTTCGCCATTGGCATTCACACTACCGGAATCTATTTGGGTCAAGCCTTGGGTGGATTTGGCGCCACTGTTTCCCAACAATTTTCTTGGCATTTTACCTTCCACACCGTTGGTTTAATTGGCGTGGTTTACAGTATCATTTTGATTTTTTTCATCAAAGAAAAGAAAGCATACACTTATGACACTTCCCAAAAATTATCAGTAGGAACAGAATTCAGGCAAATGTTCAAGGGATTGGGAATGCTGTTCGGGAATATCTCGTTTTGGGTTTTGCTCTTTTATTTCTCGGCTCCGAGTTTGCCGGGATGGGCGGCCAAAAACTGGTTGCCAACATTATTTTCAGAAACACTGGACATGAACATGGCGCTTGCCGGCCCTATCGCCACGGTAACCATCGCGATGTCCTCTTTTGTCGGGGTCTTGATTGGCGGTGTCGTTTCCGACAAATGGGTAATGAAGCACCTTAAAGGAAGAATCTACACCAGCGTAATTGGTTTGTCACTCACGATTCCTGCCCTATTTTTATTAGGTAATGGCAGCAGTATTGAAGCCATTATCGCTGGAGGAATGTTATTTGGTCTTGGTTTTGGAATTTTCGACACCAACAATATGCCTATTCTTTGCCAATTCGTGTCGCCACGTTATCGTGCTACCGGCTATGGCATCATGAACTTCGTGGGAATTTCTGCCGGAGCCGTCATCACGGAATATTTGGGAAAAGCCGCCGACAATGGCGGAATGGGACGTGTATTTATATTATTGATTATTGTGGTAGTAATTGCCATCGCTTTACAATTGACAACCCTGCATCCGAAAACGGCAAACATGACGGAAGAAGCTGTTTCTGCCGAATAA
- a CDS encoding dihydrodipicolinate synthase family protein, which translates to MATQTIKPAFSGIIPPMVTPLLSDNLSLDLEGVKHLVEHLVSGGVHGIFILGTTGESTSLSYKTREQLIVESCKAVNGRVPVFVGITDTSIEESVHLALIAQKAGAAAVVAAPPYYYGLGQEELYKYYWSLADQVSLPLFLYNMPSHTKINIDVKTVVRLSEHSNIIGLKDSSANAVYFQSLCYLLKTNFSLLVGPEEITAETVLMGGNGGVNGGANLFPKLYVALYNAALAKDFARIEELQDLVMEISTRIYTVGSYGSSYLKGLKGALSALGIVNGNIAPPFTTFDEKEMTKVIANIKDIEIKVAKVL; encoded by the coding sequence ATGGCAACGCAAACAATTAAACCAGCTTTTAGTGGAATTATTCCTCCAATGGTAACTCCTTTATTGTCAGATAATCTTTCCCTGGATCTCGAAGGGGTAAAGCATTTGGTAGAGCATTTGGTTTCGGGTGGTGTTCACGGAATATTTATTCTGGGAACTACTGGAGAATCAACAAGTTTAAGCTACAAAACAAGAGAACAACTTATTGTTGAAAGCTGTAAAGCAGTCAACGGAAGAGTGCCGGTATTTGTTGGAATCACGGATACATCCATAGAAGAAAGTGTTCATTTGGCATTAATAGCCCAAAAAGCGGGAGCTGCGGCTGTCGTGGCTGCACCGCCTTATTATTATGGTTTGGGACAAGAAGAATTATACAAGTATTACTGGAGTTTGGCAGATCAAGTGAGTTTGCCGCTTTTCTTGTACAACATGCCTTCACATACCAAAATTAACATCGACGTAAAAACGGTGGTTCGTTTGTCAGAACATTCCAATATTATTGGGTTGAAAGACAGTTCGGCCAATGCAGTTTATTTTCAATCACTTTGTTATTTGTTGAAAACCAATTTCAGTCTTTTGGTAGGGCCTGAAGAAATTACTGCCGAAACTGTTTTGATGGGCGGAAATGGTGGTGTCAACGGTGGCGCCAATCTTTTTCCAAAATTATACGTGGCTTTATACAATGCGGCATTGGCCAAAGATTTTGCCCGAATTGAGGAGTTGCAAGACTTGGTAATGGAAATCAGCACCCGAATTTACACTGTGGGTTCTTATGGTTCCAGCTATTTAAAAGGATTGAAAGGGGCACTGTCCGCTTTGGGAATTGTCAACGGAAACATTGCTCCGCCTTTTACCACTTTCGACGAAAAAGAAATGACAAAAGTTATTGCCAATATCAAGGATATCGAAATAAAAGTGGCCAAGGTTTTGTAG